In Brienomyrus brachyistius isolate T26 chromosome 3, BBRACH_0.4, whole genome shotgun sequence, the following proteins share a genomic window:
- the LOC125738896 gene encoding muscarinic acetylcholine receptor M3-like, whose amino-acid sequence MNASYNSTDISLYLANNLQGKKSFLEPTAIARNQWPEHQSETDPSYRENSSIKALTNATFTANLVYDPLGGHQIWQVILIVFFSGLLSLVTIIGNILVLVSFKVNKQLKTVNNYFLLSLAFADLIIGLCSMNLYTTYIIMDHWALGNWACDLWLAIDYVASNASVMNLLVISFDRYFSITRPLTYRAKRTTKRAWIMIGLAWLISFVLWAPAILLWQYFAGARTVPVDKCLIPFLSEPIITFCTAIAAFYLPVTIMIVLYWRIYMETENRSKELAVLQASGSRREKSHFIHQLGNSQSCSIFEMTQLPHGRASRRTLSCFRFGPNTAGQGCEGERDHSSGDGWNNMGVSTEQPVSSDEEEIPECHSIFSIVLNLPGLKADSRLQLISPKALTVSEENRGRSTEDCRDSTSTKGGNKKEVHTYHQHFSKISVQSMSTCTTLSTGRVALTTKSSMAAISNKDAALAKQFALKTRTQINKRRRTTLIKEKKAAQTLSAILFAFIITWTPYNIMVLLNTFCNGCIPEALWALGYWLCYVNSTVNPMCYALCNKAFRTTFKMILLCERENREQFRQFEKKQSAVYCSRVFKGTTASEESTVHFDWSVDP is encoded by the coding sequence ATGAATGCAAGTTACAACAGCACAGACATCAGTCTGTATCTGGCCAACAATCTGCAAGGAAAGAAGAGTTTCCTGGAACCCACTGCTATTGCGAGGAATCAGTGGCCAGAACATCAAAGTGAAACTGACCCATCTTACCGCGAGAATTCCAGCATAAAAGCCTTGACAAATGCTACATTCACAGCCAATCTGGTGTACGATCCCCTGGGGGGGCATCAAATCTGGCAGGTCATCCTCATCGTCTTCTTTTCTGGATTGTTATCCTTAGTTACAATCATCGGTAACATTCTTGTACTGGTTTCATTCAAGGTGAACAAGCAGCTCAAGACGGTGAATAATTACTTCCTCCTTAGCCTTGCATTTGCAGATTTGATCATCGGTCTTTGTTCAATGAATCTTTATACAACTTATATAATAATGGACCACTGGGCATTGGGAAACTGGGCATGCGATTTGTGGCTTGCCATTGATTATGTAGCTAGCAATGCCTCCGTTATGAATCTTTTAGTTATAAGTTTTGATAGATACTTTTCTATAACCAGACCTCTCACTTATAGGGCTAAAAGAACAACAAAAAGAGCTTGGATAATGATTGGACTGGCATGGTTAATCTCTTTTGTGCTTTGGGCCCCTGCCATATTGTTATGGCAGTACTTCGCAGGAGCACGCACTGTGCCAGTTGATAAATGCCTCATCCCGTTTCTCTCGGAGCCCATCATCACCTTCTGCACAGCAATCGCTGCGTTTTACCTGCCAGTCACCATCATGATTGTGCTGTATTGGAGGATCTACATGGAGACGGAGAATCGCTCAAAAGAGCTGGCTGTTTTGCAGgcctcaggcagcaggagagaaAAGTCACACTTCATTCACCAGCTTGGAAATTCCCAGAGTTGCAGCATTTTTGAGATGACACAGCTGCCGCATGGGCGTGCGTCCAGAAGAACGTTAAGCTGCTTCAGGTTCGGGCCCAACACCGCGGGACAAGGCTGTGAGGGGGAGCGGGACCACAGCAGCGGCGACGGCTGGAACAACATGGGTGTCTCCACTGAGCAGCCGGTCTCTTCAGATGAGGAGGAGATACCTGAATGCCATTCCATCTTCTCCATCGTTCTCAACCTCCCCGGCTTGAAGGCAGATAGCAGACTGCAACTTATATCGCCTAAGGCGCTGACTGTTTCGGAGGAGAATAGAGGAAGGTCTACGGAGGACTGCAGGGACAGCACCTCGACAAAAGGTGGAAACAAGAAGGAGGTCCATACCTACCACCAGCACTTCTCCAAGATATCTGTCCAGTCGATGTCCACCTGTACAACCCTGAGCACAGGCAGAGTAGCTCTCACTACCAAGTCCTCCATGGCAGCTATTTCCAACAAAGATGCTGCCCTGGCGAAGCAGTTTGCCTTAAAGACAAGGACACAGATCAATAAACGCAGAAGAACGACTCTCATCAAAGAGAAAAAAGCTGCACAGACACTGAGCGCAATCCTCTTTGCCTTCATTATTACATGGACGCCCTACAATATCATGGTGCTGCTGAATACTTTTTGTAATGGGTGCATTCCAGAGGCTCTATGGGCTCTGGGCTACTGGCTTTGTTATGTCAATAGCACGGTGAATCCGATGTGTTATGCCTTGTGTAACAAAGCTTTCCGGACCACTTTCAAAATGATCCTGCtatgtgagagagagaacagaGAGCAGTTCAGGCAGTTTGAGAAGAAGCAGTCGGCGGTTTACTGCAGCAGGGTGTTTAAAGGAACTACAGCATCTGAAGAATCTACGGTACATTTTGATTGGTCTGTGGACCCTTAA
- the LOC125739392 gene encoding formin-2-like gives MLKMHTIQTKEIQLPLLKESFFRSTFKDGRYYRLAGPGETQHQWEESTEKQEVCLERVPARRSASTTLCSAAELADRAEPEALSTTFASAAVSSPESTGKPGLRSGVALRARAHSAVEQHELIAKGVLLLKNMGSQNGKWKRSTGDTDRRTDGNDRGAEGEDTERAKKASQSRKSQKKNEKAKPDSKPSVFSSIHKGKSRAKAKDPSGASKEDTLYTRAGHDKNLTIKTETPNIGVSADELGLSDAEEEHFHSTAESRKSALETRDEQIASSGSETDINSFHSAAEPENLLSNVQQVIPPQQGDINSATEDKPLPQTELQVTEQLLVLEENFSQEEYPAKDTNHSLANTSQEYKSISPEEDLNQKLNKSDIKLNFGSGTEEHELLNCQLPMVQIDSGSKNRITTTVSENNLKTSSERLEEPSENDNEIISESMESINNTGLDDSANRRGSRQFICSGPMRNYQKRSSLPFVSVSSIKTYPPIHLSYVKTTTRQLTSLNQSAAPSSFHSPITNQQVELYQQTEKQRAKTRRSCSIAGLIGYSIDWTEKLNKNQPRKADFADYPSYGKSEGRPRQGSQLLGENSPCVHSSPCSFHHVFSGYTLLEKFFTVSGDDPTEEAEDFCSQLLAKGLLLPFTDLCDENGEGTNSSIKPKFNKDQLYRWAAVSQPSLCCEPPEGRIQGLCSPSTGEGPRRGLAGKPPKTGHEVMPSGTGRLQDDVKHELQEKIFIMKEEHASVIQQLLKTIKNLRTKIAELERNNDSQCKEFVNNATKLNDVSDAVQLTEDRSSEGKSVQTSPEVDSFKFRTSALVDVSSSLSLVTPPQDYSPLQSGQGFVCRCREKQTGVQPLTPLPLPPVVKSQPLPPPQPPLPEVFMPSSPPIALLGHGPHSPSPPPLPGSGLPLPPPLTGMGPLSSPVVSVTDPPSPPGSGSSPPPPLPEADLQPSSPPHVPLSGMELQPLPLFAVMGSPPPPPLPDVGPLLSNSLSGVGPPPPPPLPDVGPPPPPPLPGVGPLLSNSLPGVGPPPPPPLPGVGPLLSNSLPGVGPPPPLPGVGPLLSNSLPGVGPPPPLPGVGPPPPPPLPGVGPPPPLPGVGPPPPPPLPGVGPPPPPPLPGVGPPPPPPLPGMKQPPPLQPDHGGLGSLPPPLPKDCVPGLAQEKAVIEPPRPMKPLYWSRIQLHAKRQSNGSLVWENIEEPSVDFDEFVDLFSKSAVKEKKKPLSDTITKSKSKQVVKLLNNKRSQAVGILMSSLHLDMKDIRHAVLNLDNAVVDLETLQALYENKAQKEEIDTIEKHIISTSGVENAKPLDKPEQFLFHLSQIPNFSERVFCILLQSTFSECISSVLRKLEVLQRACITLKSNVAIRQILGLVLAFGNFMNGGNRTRGQADGFALDILPKLKDVKSSDNSQSLLCYIVAYYLRHFDEDIGRETSPSPLPEPQDLFCASQMKFEDFQTDLRKLRKDLNACTSEVEKVCHESSVDHLQPFKDKMENFLSQAKVELEAQEMKLHETQKIFFELTAFFSVKPKMGEKEVSPNTFFSIWHEFSTDFKDLWKKENKVILQERLKAAEECFKQAREKASYSVKPKHGSGIKAKLNMMI, from the exons ATGCTCAAAATGCACACCATTCAGACCAAAGAAATCCAACTCCCTTTACTGAAAGAGAGCTTTTTCCGAAGCACTTTCAAAGATGGGAGATATTACCGTCTGGCAGGCCCAGGCGAGACCCAGCATCAGTGGGAAGAATCAACCGAGAAGCAGGAAGTCTGCCTGGAGCGAGTCCCAGCACGACGCTCTGCCAGTACCACATTATGCAGTGCGGCCGAGCTGGCAGACAGAGCAGAGCCAGAGGCGCTGTCCACTACTTTTGCATCAGCAGCTGTCTCATCACCAGAAAGCACCGGAAAGCCTGGGTTGCGGAGCGGGGTTGCGCTCAGGGCCAGAGCGCACAGTGCCGTCGAGCAGCATGAGCTCATCGCTAAGGGAGTGCTTCTGCTGAAAAACATGGGGAGCCAGAATGGGAAGTGGAAAAGATCCACAGGAGACACAGATCGCAGGACTGATGGCAATGATAGAGGAGCGGAGGGCGAGGATACAGAAAGGGCAAAAAAAGCATCTCAGAGcaggaaatcacagaagaagaaTGAGAAAGCCAAGCCGGATTCTAAGCCCTCGGTGTTTTCAAGCATCCACAAAGGTAAGAGTCGGGCCAAGGCTAAAGATCCCTCAGGGGCATCAAAGGAAGATACTCTATACACCCGAGCTGGCCATGATAAAAATCTGACAATCAAGACAGAAACACCTAACATCGGCGTTTCTGCAGATGAACTGGGactgtcagatgcagaagaggaGCATTTTCACTCCACCGCCGAGAGCCGCAAGTCAGCTCTGGAGACCCGGGATGAGCAGATAGCAAGTTCTGGCTCCGAGACTGATATCAACAGTTTCCACTCAGCTGCTGAGCCAGAGAATTTGCTGTCAAACGTCCAGCAGGTGATTCCGCCACAGCAAGGGGACATTAACTCAGCAACTGAAGACAAACCCCTGCCCCAAACTGAACTCCAAGTAACTGAGCAGCTGTTAGTGCTGGAGGAGAACTTTAGCCAAGAGGAATACCCAGCAAAGGATACCAATCATTCACTGGCCAACACCAGTCAGGAATACAAATCAATTAGCCCTGAAGAAGACCTAAATCAGAAGTTGAAcaaatcagatattaaacttaaTTTTGGCTCCGGGACAGAGGAACATGAACTGTTGAACTGTCAGCTCCCAATGGTACAGATTGACAGTGGATCTAAAAATAGAATTACCACAACAGTCAGTGAAAACAATCTCAAAACGTCTTCTGAACGTCTGGAAGAGCCATCAGAGAATGATAACGAAATTATTTCAGAATCAATGGAATCTATCAACAATACGGGCCTGGATGATTCAGCAAATAGGAGAGGAAGCAGACAATTTATCTGTAGTGGACCCATGCGGAATTATCAGAAGAGGTCTTCTTTACCATTTGTGTCCGTGTCATCTATCAAGACATATCCTCCCATTCACCTGTCCTATGTAAAGACCACAACTAGGCAACTGACCTCATTAAATCAGTCAGCTGCACCTTCTTCATTCCACAGTCCCATAActaaccagcaggtggagctCTACCAGCAGACAGAGAAGCAAAGGGCCAAGACGCGAAGGTCTTGCAGCATAGCTGGCCTAATTGGTTACTCCATAGACTGGACTGAGAAGCTGAACAAGAACCAACCAAGGAAAGCTGACTTCGCTGACTACCCAAGCTATGGAAAGTCTGAGGGCAGGCCCCGACAAGGAAGCCAGCTACTTGGAGAAAATTCACCCTGTGTGCACTCCTCCCCTTGCAGTTTTCATCATGTCTTCTCTG GCTACACCCTGCTGGAGAAGTTCTTTACAGTCAGTGGAGATGATCCAACTGAGGAAGCAGAGGATTTCTGCTCACAGCTCCTAGCTAAGGGACTCCTGCTGCCCTTCACTGACCTCTGTGACGAGAATGGAGAAGGCACCAACTCCTCCATCAAGCCCAAGTTCAAT AAAGACCAGTTGTACCGCTGGGCAGCTGTTAGCCAGCCTTCCCTCTGCTGTGAGCCCCCTGAAGGACGCATTCAGGGTCTATGTTCCCCATCTACAGGAGAAGGACCAAGGAGGGGGCTAGCAGGGAAGCCCCCCAAAACAG GCCATGAGGTGATGCCGTCTGGAACGGGGAGGCTGCAGGATGATGTGAAACATGAGCTGCAG GAGAAAATCTTTATAATGAAAGAAGAGCATGCgagtgtgattcagcagctactgAAGACTATTAAGAACCTGAGGACCAAAATAGCCGAGCTAGAAAGAAACAATGACTCTCAGTGCAAAGAGTTTGTTAATAATGCAACAAAATTGAATGATGTCTCTGATGCAGTTCAACTGACTGAGGACAGGAGCTCTGAGGGCAAATCAGTGCAGACATCACCAGAAGTAGATAGCTTTAAATTCAGAACGTCTGCATTAGTTGACGTGTCCTCCTCCCTGTCACTGGTCACTCCTCCACAGGATTACTCACCTCTCCAGTCAGGGCAAGGATTTGTCTGTAGATGCAGGGAGAAGCAAACTGGGGTTCAGCCACTGACACCTTTGCCACTACCTCCTGTCGTCAAATCACAACCACTACCTCCTCCTCAACCTCCTTTGCCAGAAGTATTTATGCCCTCATCTCCTCCTATAGCACTCCTGGGCCATGGACCTCACTCTCCCTCACCCCCTCCCCTACCAGGCTCAGGCCTTCCACTGCCACCTCCACTGACTGGCATGGGACCTCTGTCATCACCTGTCGTTTCTGTCACAGATCCCCCCTCACCTCCTGGAAGTGGCTCttcacccccaccaccactacCTGAAGCAGACCTTCAACCCTCATCTCCACCTCATGTACCACTATCTGGAATGGAACTCCAACCCCTGCCACTATTTGCTGTAATGGGATCTCCACCCCCACCGCCACTTCCTGATGTGGGACCTCTACTCTCAAACTCACTTTCTGGAGTGGGacctccacccccaccaccacttcCTGATGTGggacctccacccccacccccacttccTGGTGTGGGACCTCTACTCTCAAACTCACTTCCTGGAGTGGGacctccacccccaccaccacttcCTGGTGTAGGACCTCTACTCTCAAACTCACTTCCTGGAGTGGGACCTCCACCCCCACTTCCTGGTGTAGGACCTCTACTCTCAAACTCACTTCCTGGTGTAGGACCTCCACCTCCACTTCCTGGTGTAGGACCTCCACCCCCACCGCCACTTCCTGGTGTAGGACCTCCACCTCCACTTCCTGGTGTAGGACCTCCACCTCCACCGCCACTTCCTGGTGTAGGACCTCCACCCCCACCGCCACTTCCTGGTGTAGGACCTCCACCCCCACCGCCACTTCCTGGCATGAAACAACCACCACCACTTCAACCAGATCATGGTGGCCTTGGTTCTCTTCCACCTCCTTTGCCAAAGGACTGTGTCCCTGGACTGGCACAAGAAAAAGCAGTGATTGAACCACCACGTCCCATGAAACCCTTATACTGGAGCAGGATACAACTGCATGCTAAAAG ACAATCGAATGGATCATTGGTGTGGGAGAATATAGAGGAGCCATCAGTGGACTTTGATGAATTTGTCGATCTATTTTCAAAATCTGCtgtgaaagaaaagaaaaagccaCTGTCAGATACGATCACTAAATCAAAATCTAAACAG GTGGTGAAATTACTGAATAATAAGCGTTCTCAAGCGGTGGGCATTCTGATGTCTAGCCTTCACCTGGACATGAAGGACATCCGTCATG CTGTCCTGAATCTGGACAACGCTGTGGTAGACCTGGAAACTCTGCAAGCCCTCTATGAAAAT AAAGCCCAAAAAGAAGAAATAGATACAATTGAAAAACACATTATATCAACAAGTGGAGTAGAGAATGCGAAGCCTCTCGACAAACCTGAACA ATTCTTGTTCCATCTTTCACAAATTCCCAACTTCTCTGAAAGGGTATTTTGCATTCTCCTTCAGTCAACGTTTTCAGAATGTATATCCTCTGTGCTTCGGAAGCTTGAAGTTCTACAGAGAGCTTGTATA ACTCTCAAGAGCAACGTGGCTATACGCCAAATTTTAGGCTTGGTGTTGGCATTCGGCAACTTCATGAATGGTGGGAATAGGACAAGAGGACAAGCAGATGGCTTTGCCTTGGACATTCTTCCAAAGCTGAAAGACGTGAAGAGCAGC GACAACTCACAGAGTCTTCTGTGTTACATTGTTGCCTATTATTTGAGACATTTTGATGAG GACATAGGACGGGAGAcctccccttcccctctcccagaACCACAGGACCTTTTCTGTGCCTCACAGATGAAGTTTGAAGACTTTCAAACAGACCTGCGAAAGTTAAGGAAAGATCTCAATG